The Aptenodytes patagonicus chromosome 28, bAptPat1.pri.cur, whole genome shotgun sequence genome includes a window with the following:
- the LOC143171596 gene encoding olfactory receptor 14A16-like codes for MDCADAQQDQMSNGSSTTEFLLLAFTDTRELQLLTFWLFLGIHLAALRGNGIIITAVVYDHRLHTSMYFCLLTLSRRDLGSISTTLPKAMAYSLWDTRAISYPGCAAQLFLLVFFISADCSLLTAMAYDCYVAICKPLHYGTLLGSRACVHVAAAVWGSGFLYAVLHTANTFSLPLCQGNALDQFFCEIPQILRLSCSESDYLREVGLLVLSACLAFGCFVFIVLSYVQIFRAVLRIPSELGQHKAFSTCPPHLAVVSLFFSTAVPAYLKPPSIASPSLDLVVSFLYSVVPPAVNPLIYSMRNQELKDALWKLAQWALFHSQYPASPSLHISQNLS; via the coding sequence atggactgtgctgatgcccaacaggaccagatgtccaacggcagctccaccaccgagttcctcctcctggcattcacagacacacgggagctgcagctcttgaccttctggctcttcctgggcatccacCTGGCTGCCCTCCGGGGCAATGGCATCATCATCACCGCTGTAGTCTATGACCACCGACTCCATACCTCCATGTACTTCTGCCTCCTTACCCTCTCCCGCcgcgacctgggctccatctccaccactctccccaaagccatggcctaTTCTCtgtgggacaccagggccatctcctacccaggatgtgctgcccagctctttctgttagTCTTCTTTATCTCAGCAGACTGTTCTCTCCTCACTGCCATGGCCTATGActgctacgttgccatctgcaaacccctgcactacgggaccctgctgggcagcagagcttgtgtccacgtggcagcagctgtctggggcagtgggtttttGTATGCCGTGCTTCacactgccaatacattttcactaccactctgtcaaggcaatgccctggaccagttcttctgtgaaatcccccagatcctcaggctctcctgctcagagtcagactacctcagggaggttgggcttcttgtgcttagtgcctgtttagcatttgggtgttttgttttcattgtgctgtcctacgtgcagatcttcagggccgtgctgaggatcccctccgagctgggacagcataaagccttttccacgtgcccccctcacctggctgtcgtctccctgtttttcagcactgcagtgcctgcctacctgaagcccccctccattgcttccccatccctggacctggtggtgtcatttctgtactcggtggtgcctccagcagtgaaccccctcatctacagcatgaggaatcaggagctcaaggatgccctatggaaactggcacaatggGCACTGTTTCACTCGcaataccctgcctccccttctctgcacatttcccagaatttatcttag